The Leptospira sp. WS60.C2 genome includes the window TTCTATCTTATCTCCACGACATTTCTAAGTATATATTTTAATCGATTGATTTTGTTTAGACTCCTTATGGAGTTGAATCATGAATGAATCCATGATTTATGAAATCACTGTCCAATCCTTTCAAAGAGGACTGGGCAACTTAATTAAAATTCTAAAGAAAGCGGAAACTCATGCGGAAAGTAAAAAGTTTCCATTTGAGAATTTACTGAATGCAAGACTCTTCCCTGACCAATTCCCTTTAACCAAACAAATCCAAATTGCTTGTGATACTGCAAAACTGTGTGTGGCTCGTATTTCGGGCAAAGATGCACCCAAACATGATGATACTGAAGCAAATTTAAGTGAACTGAAGACAAGGATCCAATCGGTTCTCCAATATTTGGAAACATATCAAACATCAGATTTTAAGACGGTTTCTGAAATCAAAGTGTCTCAACCAAGATGGGAAGGACAATACTTAACGGGATGGGAATACCTTACCCACCATGCGATTCCCAATTTTTATTTCCACATCACAACTGCTTATGCGATTCTACGTCATAATGGTGTGGAGATTGGAAAAAAAGATTATTTGGGTGAGATGCCATTTAAGAAATAAAAAAACCATCCGAGATTTCTCAAGGATGGTTTTCCACTTTCAGTCCCTTTTATTTTTCTGCAAAAGAGACCCAAAAGCCACCTAACCTACGTCAGGTGGCGCTCTCAAAATTCTATAACGAACTTACGCTACTGGACCGTATTGGCTGTAATCAAATTCCTTGGAACCAGTGAGGTATTTTTTGTAGTTCTCAATGAATTGTTTTGCAAGGTCTAAAGCTGTTTTGTCGTATTCTTCTTTGTTTTCCCAAGCGTTACGAGGGTTTAGGATATGAGAATCCACACCGTTCACGGATTTAGGGAAAGACACTTGGAAGACTGGGTGTTTTTCAAACTCGGATTTTTCAATGTTTCCGTTGAGGATTTCATTGATGATTTGGCGAGTGGCAGGAAGATTCATTCGTTTTCCAACACCATACTTTCCACCGACAAGACCTGTGTTGATGAGGTATGCATTTACTTTGTGTTTTTTCATTTTTTCACCAAGTAGTTTTGCATAGTATGTTGGGTGAAGAGTCATAAACGCCTGACCAAAACAAGCAGAGAATGTTGCTTGTGGTTCTTTTACACCGCGCTCAGTTCCTGCAACCTTTGCTGTGTAACCAGAAAGGAAGTGGTACATCGCTTGTTCGATGGAAAGTTTGGACACGGCAGGAAGCACACCGTAAGCATCGTAAGTCAGGAAGATCACAGTGTTTGGGTGACCTGCTTTGGATCCTGGTTGGATGTTGTCGATGTGAAAGATTGGATACGAAACACGAGTGTTTTCTGTTTTCGCAGCAGAAGAGTAATCTACTTTTTTAGTTGTTGGATCGAAGACTACGTTTTCGAGAAGGGCATCACGACGGATCGCTGCATAGATTTCTGGTTCTGTTTTTGGATCTAAGTTGATGGTTTTTGCGTAACAACCACCTTCAATGTTGAAAATTCCATTGTCGTCCCAACCATGTTCATCATCACCGATGAGTTTACGATTTGGGTCTGTGGAAAGAGTTGTTTTTCCTGTTCCAGATAAACCAAAGAAAAGAGCGCTATCTCCATCTTTACCCACGTTGGCAGAGCAGTGCATTGTGAGAACGTTTTTGAGTGGAAGGTAGTAGTTCATGACAGAGAAAATCCCTTTTTTCATTTCCCCACCGTATTCTGTTCCACCGATGATACAGATTTTTTTTGCTAAGTGAAAGATCACAAACACTTCAGAATTGAGGCCGTGTTCTTTGTATTTTGCGTTTTTGTAACCAGAAGCGTTGATGATCGTAAACTCTGGGTTGAGTTTTGCGAGTTCTTCTTTGGTTGGGCGAAGGAACATGTTGGTGCAAAAGTGGTGTTGCCAAGCTCTTTCAGTCACTACACGGAGAGAGATGCGTGTGTCATCGTTGGTTCCTGCGTGGCCATCAAATACGTATAATTTCTTGTTATCGAGGAATTTTGTGACTTCAGCGTAGAGTTCATTGAAAATGGCTTCGGAAACCTTTGTGTTCACAGGTCCCCACCAAATGTTGCCAGTTGAGGAAGGCTCATCTACAAAGTATTTGTCCTTTGGAGAACGGCCCGTAAAAATTCCTGTATCCACCATCATCGTTCCATTATCAGAAGTAACACCTTCTTTGTTATTCAATTCGTGCTGGTAAATTTCTTCGTATGATAAGTTATGGAAGACTTCGGACGGTTTTAGGCCGAGTTCAGCAAGGCCTTTTAGATTAGTAGATACTGACATGGATCTCTCCTCGATTTCACTTTGTGTTTTTCTAGCTTCTTACTTTGCGAGTCGGTGTCAATAACAGAAAATGAAGATTCTCCACGCATCTGCAGAATATTTTCCCTACATCAAAATGGGGGGACTTGCCGACATGCTCGCCTCACTCACCAAAGAACAGGCAAAGACAGAAGAAGTTTATGTCGCATTGCCCCTGATTGGAACGATGGGAAAAGAGCCAAAGTGGACGGGAAAGGAATACAAGGCAATCCTTCCGGAAGATGCCAATGAAACCACGATGGCAGTTTCCCTTCTTTCCTCGGCAAAGTTTTTAGAGGCAGAAGAATCAGATGTAAAATTGTACTTTTTTGATTCCGAGCTCTTTCGACACCTTCCCTCCATCTATGGACAAGCAGAGGAACACTATCGATTTGCCATTTTCTCTTATGCTTGTTATGCGCTAAGCCAAATTCTGAAAGCAGAAGTCTTTCATGCCCACGATTGGCACACAGCCTTGTCACTTGCCTTACAAAAAAATTCACCCAAGATCATCCCTTCCCTCTTTACCATCCACAACCTAGCCTACCAAGGAGATCATCCGCATTGGATGACCGGTTTTTTAAAAGAAGATCCCTTTCGATTGGTCACAAGTCCATTTGACCACAATGAAAAATGCAATTATATGAAGGCAGGGATTTTGTCTGCAGGGCAAATCACAACTGTAAGCCCTGGTTACAGAGAAGAAACATTGAGGGAACCTAATGGCTTTGGGTTGAGTTATGTTCTAAACAAACGTGGGAATGATTATACTGGGATCTTAAACGGGATCGATGCCGAGGAATGGAACCCAGATTCGGACGAACGAATTTTCCAAACGTACTCAGTGAAACATTGGAAAGAAGGGAAACGAAAAAACAAAGAACTCCTCTTCCAAGAAATTGGTAGACCCCATTTGCCTTTGGATGTTCCTCTCATTGGACTCATTGGTCGGCTCACCTACCAAAAAGGATTCCCCACATTTTTACAGGCATTTTTAGAAAGACGCCACCTTCCACATCGTTATGTGGTCCTCGGATCGGGAGACACAGAAACAGAAAATGCCTTTTTTCATTTATCGGATGTGATGCCCGATGTGTTTTATTTTTACCGAGGTTACAATGAATCTCTTGCTCACAAAATAGAAGCAGCGAGTGATTTTTTTCTTATGCCATCCCTCTTTGAACCTTGTGGTCTGAATCAAATGTACAGCCATGCGTATGGAACCATTCCGATTGTATCGCGAGTCGGTGGGCTCAAAGATACTGTGGAAGAATCGTCTGACATACGTTTCAAAACGGGAATTGTCTTTGAACCGAATGACGCGAGTTCGCTGGGGTATGCTTTGGAACGAGCAAAGGATCTTTATTTCTCTACAGAGATTGAATCCGTAGTGAAAAACATGATGAATCTAGATTGGACTTGGACCAAACGCAAATTAGAGTATGATTCTGTTTATCAAAAAGCCATCGAACTTTTGAAATAAATAATTTATTTTTCTGTGATAAATCAATCACATCTAAATGTTATTCAAAATAGACTATGCATTCTATTTTTATCTTACTCCTTTCGTTCGCTTTTTGTTTTTCGACTTGTAAACTCATATTAAATAATCCAAGTGATCCGACTGCTGAAGATTTTTTCGAAACACAAGTGTTACGTGCCTTTTTGTTATCAGATCCTTGTTTGAATTTTCAAACCTGGAAACGTAACTATGGAACGGGCACAAATAAAACTACTGGATCTGATTTGATCCTTCTCTCCAACGGAGATTATTTGGTTTCTGGAGTTACGAGGCAATACATCATTCCCGGTTCTCCTACAGGTGTCACAAATAATTTTGCTGGAACGAATGGAACAACCCTCAACACCTTTTTGATGCGGGTTTCCAAAGACAATGGAGATATCGTTTGGGTGGATTATCTCGGGGAAGCCTCTTCGGAAAATTACTACAAACCTAATTTAAGAAAATATTCCAATGGAGAAATCTCAGTTGCATTGATCGTGACAGGGGCATCGCAGCCAAGCCCTCTGAATGCAAAATCTGGCATTGGTGTCCCTGCTTTATTTGTAAGTAGGGTTAGAGAGGATGGAACACGTGTTTGGTATACATACTTAGATTCTCCCAGTATTGGAGAAAGAGTGGTCTCAGCAATGGATGCAACGAACCGCTTACATGTGTTCGTCGAAATTCTAGCAGCAAATGGACATGCTTCATTTGTAGATGGACCAGCCATCCTCAATTCTACTTTGGGAGGTGGTTCAGACACAGACACAATTCACCTAGCTGTGAATGAAAATGGGTTTATGATTTTCCAAAGGTATCTCACCAGTTCCGGCTCTGATGATGTCTATGGTGCTGAAGCAAATGGAAATGGTCTTTTTATTATAGGAAATTCGACACAAAACATTGATGGAACGGTTTCTCACCCAGATGTAGGTTTACCTGTTCCGTTTCTCATCCAACCGAATGAACTGGATGGAACCATTATTTGGTCAAGATACTTAGGAACCAATGCCGAAGGTGGTTATGGTGATCCGAATCGAATCTTATTAAAAGATGATCAGATTTTTTATCTAGGAGCAGCTCGAAATAGCTACGGGTCAAGAATCGTGGAACCACTCGTTGCAGCAGAAGGACTCTATAAACACTTTCTATTTTCTAAGTACAACACCAATGGAGACTTTTTATGGAATTCCTTCTTAGGCAGTAGTTCGGAAGGTATCGTAGAATTTTCAGATTCACGCCCGATGTTTCTATCATCTTCACAAGTGTTATTTCGGGCCCATAGTTCCACGACCACAGGACGTTATAACTCCGTACCAAACACCTTCACAGACCAAGCCACAGGTGGTTATCCGATAGCAAATGTGTTTCTAAATCCGTTCACGGGAGAATTTGATCGGTTTGATTACCAATCCAATTTGGCCTCACCTACTCAAGAAAAGACAGAAGTGATGAGAGAAGTCTGTAATGGAAAACTTGTGAGACTCAATTACACGAAATTTACAACGGCAAACTTTCCTGAAAACACACAAATCTCCATTGAGAATGTGACTTTGCCCTAAATGATAAAGTGAGGGCGCCTTGAATGGAAATCCAATCAAAGCTCCTTTACAGTCACGTTCGTACCTTCGCTCGTATCATTTCTAAAATCATGTAGCGAAAACCACTTGTGGTTTTTACGCATTAGAAACTAAGTTTCCTCTCTTGTAAAAGACAAATCGCTTGTGATTCTAGTGATATTCTGATTCTAATTAGCAAAATAGAAATTTAGCGGATGCCAATGGCACTTTCATTGGTATCAAAATGAGCCATGACAAAAAACTTCACTCAACATAACGTATTTTCGATTCTTTTTGTTTGCATCATTTCGATCTTTTCTTTGCAAAATTGTAAATTGATTTTAAACAACCCAAGCGATCCTGCTTCCAGAAGTTATTTTGAAACGGCACTTTGGAATGCCTATTTAGGAACTTTATGTGATCCGAATGTGAGAGGGAGTGTGCGTTTGGGGAGTGGAAATTATTTTATATATCCATATTCACTCGAATTACTGAAAAACGGAAATTTGGCGGTGACTGCAGGTGTATTTGAAGATGTTACTTGGAATGGAAAAACGGGAGGCATTCAGTATTCTTACGCCGGTACACCCGGAACGGATGTAAATGTAATAGTATTCATTGTGAATGGAAGGACATTTGAAATTGAATGGTTAGATTATTTAGGACCTACATCAGTTAATTCAGATGATTCCAATATTGCCCGTATCTCCGAAATGTCAAATGGAGATATCATTGTTTATACCAATGTCAATGGAACGGAACAAGGAACACCAATCTCTACCAAAGCAAACACTGATGCTTTTCTGGTAGCAAGATACAATCCTAAAGGGAATCGTATTTGGCATACTTATCTGGATTTACCAG containing:
- a CDS encoding DUF1993 family protein; translated protein: MNESMIYEITVQSFQRGLGNLIKILKKAETHAESKKFPFENLLNARLFPDQFPLTKQIQIACDTAKLCVARISGKDAPKHDDTEANLSELKTRIQSVLQYLETYQTSDFKTVSEIKVSQPRWEGQYLTGWEYLTHHAIPNFYFHITTAYAILRHNGVEIGKKDYLGEMPFKK
- the pckA gene encoding phosphoenolpyruvate carboxykinase (ATP), whose product is MSVSTNLKGLAELGLKPSEVFHNLSYEEIYQHELNNKEGVTSDNGTMMVDTGIFTGRSPKDKYFVDEPSSTGNIWWGPVNTKVSEAIFNELYAEVTKFLDNKKLYVFDGHAGTNDDTRISLRVVTERAWQHHFCTNMFLRPTKEELAKLNPEFTIINASGYKNAKYKEHGLNSEVFVIFHLAKKICIIGGTEYGGEMKKGIFSVMNYYLPLKNVLTMHCSANVGKDGDSALFFGLSGTGKTTLSTDPNRKLIGDDEHGWDDNGIFNIEGGCYAKTINLDPKTEPEIYAAIRRDALLENVVFDPTTKKVDYSSAAKTENTRVSYPIFHIDNIQPGSKAGHPNTVIFLTYDAYGVLPAVSKLSIEQAMYHFLSGYTAKVAGTERGVKEPQATFSACFGQAFMTLHPTYYAKLLGEKMKKHKVNAYLINTGLVGGKYGVGKRMNLPATRQIINEILNGNIEKSEFEKHPVFQVSFPKSVNGVDSHILNPRNAWENKEEYDKTALDLAKQFIENYKKYLTGSKEFDYSQYGPVA
- a CDS encoding glycogen/starch synthase yields the protein MKILHASAEYFPYIKMGGLADMLASLTKEQAKTEEVYVALPLIGTMGKEPKWTGKEYKAILPEDANETTMAVSLLSSAKFLEAEESDVKLYFFDSELFRHLPSIYGQAEEHYRFAIFSYACYALSQILKAEVFHAHDWHTALSLALQKNSPKIIPSLFTIHNLAYQGDHPHWMTGFLKEDPFRLVTSPFDHNEKCNYMKAGILSAGQITTVSPGYREETLREPNGFGLSYVLNKRGNDYTGILNGIDAEEWNPDSDERIFQTYSVKHWKEGKRKNKELLFQEIGRPHLPLDVPLIGLIGRLTYQKGFPTFLQAFLERRHLPHRYVVLGSGDTETENAFFHLSDVMPDVFYFYRGYNESLAHKIEAASDFFLMPSLFEPCGLNQMYSHAYGTIPIVSRVGGLKDTVEESSDIRFKTGIVFEPNDASSLGYALERAKDLYFSTEIESVVKNMMNLDWTWTKRKLEYDSVYQKAIELLK